The Vitis vinifera cultivar Pinot Noir 40024 chromosome 12, ASM3070453v1 genome has a segment encoding these proteins:
- the LOC104880882 gene encoding H/ACA ribonucleoprotein complex non-core subunit NAF1, giving the protein MVGFVSGDLNQGSKLKDSDDPLDPYEKIDDCGLNFADSFLDFENIDKWIEEMSEPDGVGSEKVQLAGAEKCTEMAEEGSCKETTFGGPIADGSKPSVNSSEQILDGSDGCAKKLGGESMKFGNLGSLIEEEMGKVSLVGLEKDSVRVGGDGMESGHLVNNSDTLKTDDLVRDGDESESSSESESSTSSSSSSSSSRSGDDDDDPAEEEEEKEEKEEKEGGEEEKEVMGVEGEVEEGEIRDDYGHHDDDLEEDDDDDEEEEEEEEEEMIAGSDYDGEDDSCGNVKGGAIKSKNEIEALPPVPPLDVTLQPHHQTLPVGVVSSIIGAKVIVEGAEKHKPLTEGSILWITESRSPLGLVDEIFGPVKNPYYVVRYNSDSEVPAGINEGTFISFVPEFANHILNERNLYKKGYDASGENDEEVSDVEFSDDEEEAEHKKTLKMIKRGTNDQKPGNKKNKRKKVKNRDGAWKNGQHSTAADQFFDDKHSKTPDHDQHHTPQVAASSPFGVGQFFAGGGLVPPYPQMAQVAGFIPPPSGIWASGIMPCQQQQNTVFPNSFPTDTLPWPPQNHHPHPFQMPMPNGMLFQQQFDPGHAAFPNAVLSSGQANFFMRPTYPPWPGLGAQSGLNQAAFGMGLQGQHARPIISAGEQGALSSGLPMGQSCDVQPPAVTQGKIQASQQFNQRASFGRGKKPFHRGGGRFAGGRGGGRGQQQSK; this is encoded by the exons ATGGTAGGATTCGTCTCCGGAGACCTCAACCAAGGTTCAAAACTCAAGGACTCCGACGACCCGCTTGATCCATATGAAAAAATCGATGATTGTGGTTTAAATTTCGCGGATTCTTTTCTCGATTTTGAAAATATAGACAAGTGGATTGAAGAAATGTCAGAGCCGGATGGGGTAGGTTCAGAGAAGGTTCAACTTGCGGGCGCTGAGAAGTGCACTGAGATGGCGGAAGAAGGGTCTTGTAAAGAAACTACGTTTGGGGGTCCAATTGCTGATGGGTCTAAGCCAAGTGTTAATAGTTCGGAGCAAATTCTTGATGGGTCTGATGGTTGCGCGAAGAAGTTAGGAGGGGAGTCTATGAAATTTGGGAATTTGGGGTCTTTGATTGAGGAAGAGATGGGGAAGGTTAGTTTGGTCGGGTTGGAGAAGGATTCCGTTCGTGTTGGTGGAGACGGTATGGAAAGTGGTCATTTAGTAAATAATTCGGATACTCTGAAGACTGATGATTTAGTCAGGGATGGTGACGAGAGTGAAAGTAGTTCGGAGTCTGAGAGTTCaacttcttcttcatcatcatcatcttcatcaagaagtggagatgatgatgatgatcccgcggaggaggaggaggaaaaggAGGAAAAGGAGGAAAAGGAGGGAGGTGAGGAAGAGAAGGAGGTGATGGGTGTGGAAGGAGAAGTAGAAGAAGGGGAGATAAGGGATGACTACGGCCATCATGATGATGAtttagaagaagatgatgatgatgatgaggaggaggaggaggaggaggaggaagagatGATTGCTGGAAGTGATTATGATGGGGAAGATGACAGCTGCGGGAATGTTAAGGGAGGAGCAATTAAATCCAAGAATGAGATTGAG GCTCTCCCTCCAGTTCCTCCATTGGATGTAACCTTGCAACCACATCACCAGACCCTGCCTGTGGGAGTTGTTTCATCG ATTATTGGTGCCAAAGTCATTGTAGAAGGGGCAGAGAAGCACAAACCTCTTACTGAGGGTTCTATTCTCTGGATAACAGAAAGCAGGTCCCCATTGGGGCTGGTTGATGAAATCTTTGGTCCTGTCAAGAACCCTTACTATGTGGTTAGATATAACTCTGATAGTGAGGTCCCTGCTGGGATCAATGAAGGCACTTTCATCTCATTTGTTCCAGAGTTTGCCAATCATATTCTCAATGAGAGGAATCTTTATAAGAAGGGATATGATGCATCTGGAGAGAATGATGAAGAGGTGTCAGATGTGGAATTTTCCGATGATGAGGAAGAGGCTGAGCACAAGAAAACGCTGAAGATGATAAAAAGGGGAACAAATGACCAGAAGCCTGGAAACAAgaagaacaaaagaaagaagGTTAAAAATAGGGATGGGGCCTGGAAAAATGGTCAACATTCAACGGCTGCGGATCAGTTCTTTGATGATAAACATTCAAAAACTCCTGATCATGACCAACATCATACACCACAGGTGGCAGCATCAAGCCCTTTTGGTGTGGGGCAGTTCTTCGCTGGTGGAGGACTTGTTCCACCATATCCGCAGATGGCACAGGTTGCTGGTTTTATCCCACCTCCAAGTGGAATCTGGGCAAGTGGAATAATGCCTTGTCAGCAGCAACAAAACACAGTCTTTCCTAATAGCTTTCCCACAGACACACTGCCATGGCCCCCACAGAACCATCACCCGCATCCCTTCCAAATGCCAATGCCGAATGGAATGCTGTTTCAGCAGCAATTTGATCCTGGTCATGCAGCATTTCCTAATGCTGTCTTATCTTCTGGGCAGGCAAATTTCTTCATGAGGCCCACATATCCACCTTGGCCTGGGTTGGGAGCTCAAAGTGGCCTCAATCAAGCAGCATTTGGGATGGGTTTGCAGGGCCAACATGCACGCCCCATCATAAGTGCAGGAGAGCAAGGAGCTTTGTCCAGCGGATTGCCTATGGGACAGAGTTGTGATGTGCAACCACCTGCTGTTACTCAGGGTAAAATCCAAGCTTCCCAGCAATTTAATCAGCGAGCATCCTTTGGTCGCGGGAAGAAACCATTTCACAGAGGGGGTGGTCGCTTTGCAGGTGGAAGAGGAGGAGGACGAGGCCAACAGCAATCCAAGTGA